The Impatiens glandulifera chromosome 3, dImpGla2.1, whole genome shotgun sequence genome contains a region encoding:
- the LOC124929965 gene encoding agamous-like MADS-box protein MADS1, with the protein MEFPNHHHHHHQHHDDDNHDHQDCDVHEDGSSSLKKLGRGKIEIKKIENTTNRQVTFCKRRNGLLKKAYELSVLCDAEVALVIFSSRGRLYEYANNSVRATIDRYKKASSDSTSAGSVSETNTQFYQQEATKLRRQIKDIQNSNRHILGEALSNLTPKELKNLEGRLDKAISRIRSKKNELLFAEIELMQKREIELQNANMFLRAKIAESERVVQVQQQMSLMPGGSSDQDQYHHHHHQQQMANSQPYDARNFLPVNLLEPNINYSRQDHSNTSLHLLNGCMLFWKDESEGEVCKFCKLSKYKEYSDKPTHMAWHACHVTEEGIMCHPSNGEACKTFNNYYPEFAREHCNIRLGLSSDGFAPFGQFGKPYSC; encoded by the exons ATGGAGTTCCCAAATCATCATCACCACCATCATCAACATCATGATGATGATAATCATGATCATCAAGACTGTGATGTTCATGAGGATGGATCTTCCTCTCTTAAGAAACTTGGGAGAGGGAAAATAGAGATCAAGAAGATCGAGAACACGACCAATCGACAAGTAACTTTCTGCAAAAGACGCAACGGTTTGCTCAAGAAAGCTTATGAGCTCTCTGTTCTTTGTGATGCCGAGGTTGCTCTTGTAATCTTCTCAAGCCGCGGCCGTCTTTATGAGTATGCCAACAACAG TGTGAGGGCAACAATTGACAGGTACAAGAAGGCTTCTTCTGACTCCACAAGTGCTGGATCTGTCTCAGAAACTAACACTCAA TTCTATCAACAAGAAGCTACTAAACTGCGTAGACAGATCAAGGACATTCAGAACTCCAACAg GCATATCCTTGGTGAGGCACTGAGCAACTTAACCCCCAAAGAACTCAAGAATTTGGAGGGCAGACTTGACAAAGCTATTAGCAGAATCCGATCCAAAAAG AATGAGTTGTTGTTTGCTGAAATAGAGCTAATGCAGAAAAGG GAAATAGAACTTCAAAATGCCAACATGTTTCTAAGAGCAAAG ATAGCAGAGAGTGAAAGGGTGGTTCAGGTGCAGCAACAAATGAGTCTGATGCCAGGAGGATCGTCCGATCAAGATCAataccatcatcatcatcatcaacaacaaatgGCTAATTCTCAGCCGTACGATGCTCGTAACTTCCTTCCAGTTAACCTTCTTGAGCCCAACATCAATTACTCCCGCCAAGACCACTCCAATACCTCTCTCCATCTtct AAACGGATGCATGTTGTTTTGGAAGGATGAAAGTGAAGGAGAAGTATGCAAGTTTTGTAAACTTTCCAAATATAAGGAATATAGCGATAAAC CCACTCACATGGCATGGCATGCTTGTCATGTTACTGAAGAAGGGATAATGTGTCATCCTTCAAATGGAGAGGCATGTAAGACATTCAACAACTACTATCCAGAATTTGCAAGAGAACATTGTAATATCCGATTGGGACTTTCTTCTGATGGATTTGCACCATTTGGTCAATTTGGAAAGCCTTATTCGTGTTGA